A DNA window from Streptomyces sp. CA-278952 contains the following coding sequences:
- a CDS encoding ABC transporter ATP-binding protein, with protein MTPTSAPAGPARSPGPAPTDDAETGALRSLLPVLGAHRATVLRTCLAALVDQAALVALVTLAAYTVGTAVTEHRPPSPGAVAVLIGLVLLRALATWREMDLSHDLAYRVLAELRVRVFDGLARSAPARIAGRRSGDLAATALGDVEALEFFYAHAIAQLLASGVVFAVSAAVLAALGPWLLLAVVPAALLLVWSPLFEARGRAERGARTRSALAEVSSETVESVDGLRELLMTGALNRRRARLRSAGRRLARAQRAEQSWETGAGATRDLLVVAAVIGVVAAAAHAASAGRLEGAWAPAAMALALGALAPVAESAAALGRAGGLRAAAARVRAAVHAPAGAPAPTAPRPVPPGPLGLRLRGVRFGYGGEAVLDGLDLTVRPGETVALVGASGAGKSTCAHLLARYWDPEAGAVELVPPAPAGPVDLRDLTEEDLRAAVSVVGQEAPLFHGTLAENLRLGSPDATADELGAAIRICGIAPIVEALPDGPDTAVGERGATLSGGQRARVALARGLLSGPRVLVLDETTAHLDHRGDAELSRALAADSATRTTLVIAHRPATVRRADRIAVLDGGRIVEEGTWDQLIRAGGPLARLFAGEESP; from the coding sequence ATGACCCCGACCTCGGCCCCGGCCGGCCCTGCCCGTTCCCCCGGTCCCGCCCCCACCGACGACGCCGAGACCGGCGCCCTGCGTTCGCTCCTCCCGGTCCTCGGCGCGCACCGCGCCACCGTCCTGCGCACCTGCCTGGCCGCCCTCGTCGACCAGGCGGCCCTGGTCGCCCTCGTGACCCTCGCCGCGTACACGGTGGGCACGGCCGTGACGGAGCACCGCCCACCCTCCCCGGGGGCCGTCGCCGTCCTGATCGGGCTGGTCCTGCTCCGGGCGCTGGCCACCTGGCGGGAGATGGACCTCTCGCACGACCTCGCCTACCGGGTCCTCGCCGAACTGCGCGTCCGGGTCTTCGACGGGCTGGCCCGCAGTGCCCCCGCCCGGATCGCGGGCCGGCGCAGCGGCGACCTCGCGGCCACCGCGCTCGGGGACGTCGAAGCACTGGAGTTCTTCTACGCACACGCCATCGCCCAACTCCTCGCCTCCGGCGTGGTCTTCGCGGTGTCGGCCGCTGTGCTGGCGGCCCTCGGCCCCTGGCTGCTGCTCGCCGTCGTGCCCGCCGCACTCCTCCTGGTCTGGTCGCCCCTGTTCGAGGCGCGCGGCCGGGCCGAACGCGGGGCGAGGACCCGGAGTGCGCTCGCCGAGGTGTCGTCCGAGACCGTGGAGAGCGTCGACGGACTGCGCGAACTCCTGATGACGGGGGCGCTGAACCGCAGGAGGGCCCGGCTCCGGTCCGCCGGACGCCGGCTCGCCCGCGCCCAGCGCGCCGAACAGTCCTGGGAGACCGGTGCGGGAGCCACCCGCGACCTGCTGGTCGTCGCCGCCGTCATCGGGGTCGTCGCGGCCGCCGCCCACGCCGCGTCCGCCGGACGTCTGGAGGGGGCGTGGGCCCCGGCCGCCATGGCACTCGCCCTGGGAGCTTTGGCCCCGGTCGCCGAATCGGCGGCCGCACTCGGCCGGGCCGGGGGCCTGCGCGCCGCCGCCGCCCGGGTCCGGGCCGCCGTGCACGCCCCCGCCGGAGCCCCCGCTCCCACCGCCCCCCGCCCCGTGCCGCCGGGACCGCTCGGCCTGCGGCTGCGCGGAGTCCGGTTCGGCTACGGCGGAGAGGCCGTGCTGGACGGCCTCGACCTGACGGTCCGGCCGGGTGAGACCGTGGCCCTCGTCGGAGCGTCCGGGGCGGGCAAGTCGACCTGCGCACACCTCCTGGCGCGCTACTGGGACCCCGAGGCCGGCGCCGTGGAGCTGGTGCCCCCCGCCCCGGCCGGCCCCGTGGACCTGCGGGACCTCACCGAGGAGGACCTGCGCGCCGCCGTGTCCGTGGTGGGGCAGGAAGCCCCGCTCTTCCACGGCACCCTCGCCGAGAACCTCCGCCTGGGCAGTCCGGACGCCACGGCGGACGAACTGGGCGCGGCGATCCGGATCTGCGGCATCGCCCCCATCGTCGAGGCCCTGCCCGACGGTCCGGACACGGCCGTCGGCGAGCGCGGCGCGACCCTGTCCGGCGGCCAGCGCGCCCGGGTGGCCCTGGCCCGCGGGCTGCTGAGCGGTCCGCGCGTACTCGTCCTGGACGAGACGACGGCCCATCTGGACCACCGGGGCGACGCGGAACTGTCCCGGGCGCTCGCGGCCGACTCCGCCACCCGGACGACCCTGGTGATCGCCCACCGCCCGGCGACGGTCCGCAGGGCCGACCGGATCGCGGTCCTGGACGGCGGGCGCATCGTCGAGGAGGGCACCTGGGACCAGCTGATCCGGGCCGGCGGCCCGCTGGCCCGCCTCTTCGCCGGCGAGGAAAGTCCTTGA
- a CDS encoding YcaO-like family protein gives MTSALPIEALVDPVSGIIRDVAPVEHPTGAPPRYTAMTADVSDARRLGAWPADRVSLGTTFGDHRGAWIAAVAEAVERYCGNRLPPPGHPQEPRRATAAELTAEGHRVYGPGALPTYARWQYSRPGFPYEELTSDTPALWTRAIEDGRPCWAPVALTHLNWRQGDLRSLPRTHHLNYAGIATGQGLDDAAERGLLEVVERDALELWWHLDGPTRGIDPASVPGLTEDLAGCELDVHIVEMPSEFAPCVAALVHDPGRGIYAAGFACRYDPAEAARKAVLEAVHTWVFTQGAVDADGWVYRAVEAGMLARGLYLDHRADRRYLDDCGPEFAAVRDLGAHVQVWLDDRMSPLARRFTEPALGTVPVTAIAPGGRTALDAALAAGGHRVITADLTTEDVAETTLRVARVLVSGLIPNAPAAFGYFGCPRLADAALTRGWRTRPPTAPGDFTLAPPPHM, from the coding sequence ATGACCAGCGCCCTGCCCATCGAAGCCCTCGTCGATCCCGTCAGCGGGATCATCCGCGACGTCGCACCCGTCGAGCACCCCACCGGTGCGCCGCCCCGCTACACCGCGATGACCGCCGACGTCTCCGACGCCCGCCGCCTCGGCGCCTGGCCCGCCGACCGCGTCTCTCTCGGCACCACGTTCGGCGACCACCGGGGTGCCTGGATCGCCGCGGTGGCCGAGGCCGTCGAGCGCTACTGCGGCAACCGGCTCCCCCCGCCCGGCCACCCCCAGGAGCCCCGCCGGGCCACCGCCGCAGAGCTGACCGCCGAGGGCCACCGCGTCTACGGGCCCGGCGCCCTGCCGACGTACGCCCGCTGGCAGTACAGCCGCCCGGGATTCCCGTATGAGGAACTCACGTCCGACACACCGGCGTTGTGGACCCGGGCCATCGAGGACGGACGGCCGTGCTGGGCCCCCGTCGCGCTGACCCACCTCAACTGGCGGCAGGGCGACCTGCGTTCGCTGCCCCGCACCCACCACCTCAACTACGCGGGCATCGCCACCGGGCAGGGCCTCGACGACGCCGCCGAGCGCGGGCTCCTCGAAGTCGTCGAGCGCGACGCCCTGGAGCTGTGGTGGCACCTGGACGGGCCCACCCGGGGCATCGACCCGGCGAGCGTCCCCGGGCTCACCGAGGACCTGGCCGGCTGCGAGCTGGACGTGCACATCGTGGAGATGCCCTCCGAGTTCGCCCCCTGTGTGGCGGCCCTCGTGCACGATCCCGGGCGCGGTATATACGCGGCCGGGTTCGCCTGCCGGTACGACCCGGCGGAGGCGGCCCGCAAGGCCGTCCTCGAGGCCGTGCACACCTGGGTGTTCACCCAGGGCGCGGTGGACGCCGACGGCTGGGTGTACCGGGCGGTCGAAGCCGGGATGCTCGCCCGTGGCCTCTACCTCGACCACCGTGCCGACCGGCGGTATCTCGACGACTGCGGGCCCGAGTTCGCCGCTGTGCGGGACCTCGGGGCCCATGTCCAGGTCTGGCTGGACGACCGGATGTCCCCGCTCGCCCGCCGCTTCACCGAACCCGCCCTCGGCACGGTCCCGGTCACCGCGATCGCCCCCGGCGGCCGCACCGCGCTCGACGCGGCGCTCGCCGCCGGAGGGCACCGGGTGATCACCGCCGACCTCACGACGGAGGACGTCGCCGAGACGACCCTGCGCGTCGCCCGCGTCCTGGTCTCCGGGCTGATCCCCAACGCACCGGCCGCCTTCGGCTACTTCGGCTGTCCGCGCCTCGCGGACGCGGCGCTCACCCGGGGCTGGCGAACCCGACCGCCCACCGCGCCGGGGGACTTCACCCTCGCCCCGCCCCCGCACATGTGA
- the amiA gene encoding streptamidine family RiPP, giving the protein MENNKVFSPIADQGQLAHLSATHSNALVENPFDDAVEADTAAEK; this is encoded by the coding sequence ATGGAGAACAACAAGGTGTTCAGCCCGATCGCCGACCAGGGCCAGCTCGCGCACCTCTCCGCCACCCACTCGAACGCCCTCGTCGAGAACCCCTTCGACGACGCCGTCGAGGCCGACACCGCGGCCGAGAAGTAG
- a CDS encoding ABC transporter ATP-binding protein, translated as MPEGLTGQVEPSPVEAAGPEAEAEPCAVPGPEVVRAEGLTFGYPGRMVLRGVDLSVRAGELVALIGLNGCGKSTFLKLAAGLLTPSGGRVLLEGDDVARLPRRTAARRVALLHQSAPAVPGLTVRQLVRQGRYAARGPLGMLREGDDEVTSRALADVGVTAWADRPVDALSGGERQRVRLAMALAQDARVLFLDEPTTYLDLRHQLEVLQTVVRLRAERRLTVVMVLHDLNHAARFADRIVALREGRVAADGPPAEVVTRRLLAEVLGVEGRVGVDSEGGWPVCYPDHPLDPLQLLRNENHIH; from the coding sequence ATGCCCGAAGGCCTGACCGGACAAGTGGAGCCGAGCCCGGTGGAGGCGGCCGGGCCGGAAGCGGAAGCGGAACCGTGCGCGGTGCCCGGCCCCGAGGTCGTCCGGGCGGAGGGGCTGACCTTCGGCTACCCCGGACGCATGGTCCTGCGCGGGGTGGACCTGAGCGTCCGCGCCGGCGAACTGGTCGCGCTGATCGGGCTGAACGGCTGCGGCAAGAGCACCTTCCTCAAGCTCGCCGCCGGACTGCTCACCCCGAGCGGCGGGCGCGTCCTGCTCGAAGGCGACGACGTGGCGCGGCTGCCCCGCCGCACCGCCGCCCGGCGCGTCGCCCTGCTCCATCAGTCGGCGCCCGCCGTGCCGGGACTGACCGTGCGCCAACTCGTGCGTCAGGGGCGCTATGCCGCCCGGGGGCCACTCGGGATGCTGCGGGAGGGGGACGACGAGGTGACGTCGCGGGCGCTCGCCGACGTCGGCGTCACCGCCTGGGCCGACCGGCCGGTGGACGCGCTGTCCGGAGGCGAACGCCAGCGGGTCCGGCTGGCCATGGCGCTGGCCCAGGACGCCCGCGTGCTCTTCCTGGACGAGCCGACCACCTATCTCGATCTGCGGCACCAACTGGAGGTGCTCCAGACGGTCGTACGGCTGCGCGCGGAACGCCGGCTGACGGTGGTGATGGTGCTGCACGACCTCAACCACGCCGCGCGGTTCGCCGATCGGATCGTCGCGTTGCGCGAGGGCCGCGTCGCCGCCGACGGGCCTCCGGCCGAGGTGGTCACCCGGCGTCTGCTGGCCGAAGTCCTCGGCGTGGAGGGCCGGGTGGGGGTCGACAGCGAGGGCGGGTGGCCCGTCTGTTACCCAGATCACCCTCTCGATCCGCTCCAACTATTGCGGAATGAAAATCATATTCATTAG
- a CDS encoding nitroreductase, giving the protein MPDTPARTAAADSGTRPASGLLRRALADVRSWRAPGLVPYVPERPFPWPGTGLPLAGDEVRNGAVSGAGGRAELDLDRVLRLSLAAPAGTPGRLRPVPSAGGLHPVRAHLLAGPGCSLPPGRYAYDPLAHRAHPRGPAPDGVPPGVLVVLTVAASRTVAHYGHRAWPLLLLDTGHAAAALALAGPPAADVLVCLDADAALLSAAAGLPSAPHWPDAWPGSEPELPLAVVGLAPVGVIACAPGALIAWVGPTRTGTPTPRPGAEPTPPRELAATLRLLHHISASPELPGGIWHPATRPGPVTDMALEARRSAPPDDLNHPPGEEQLARLLTTAGTARPDGPAWTAAIGGGDPALYAKAPGSRGLDVRASGDARPTLAHWAAGQQWIGGAGAVLLAHGCPGDAPPAAVRTAHLAAGYAAGAVQVHATALGLPSRPIGSWQRADLGAALGEAPGRDWIVHGLAVGAPPPPGPVDPGFARRPTTAETPPASTPPASTPPDPASPTPPAPTSLAPAPPDPASPAPAAPTAPDPAPPTSAAPAAPPGEEERP; this is encoded by the coding sequence ATGCCCGACACCCCGGCCCGGACCGCCGCCGCCGACTCCGGGACGCGCCCCGCGTCCGGCCTGCTGCGCCGGGCCCTCGCGGATGTCCGCTCCTGGCGTGCGCCGGGCCTCGTCCCGTACGTCCCCGAGCGTCCGTTCCCCTGGCCCGGGACCGGGCTGCCGTTGGCCGGGGACGAGGTCCGGAACGGGGCGGTTTCCGGGGCCGGGGGCCGGGCCGAGCTCGACCTCGACCGTGTCCTGCGGCTCTCGCTGGCCGCGCCCGCCGGCACCCCCGGCCGACTGCGGCCCGTGCCCTCGGCGGGAGGCCTGCACCCGGTGCGCGCGCACCTGCTGGCCGGGCCCGGATGTTCGCTGCCGCCCGGGCGCTACGCCTACGACCCGCTCGCCCACCGTGCCCACCCGCGCGGCCCGGCCCCCGACGGCGTACCCCCGGGCGTCCTCGTCGTCCTCACCGTGGCCGCGTCCCGGACCGTCGCGCATTACGGCCACCGGGCCTGGCCGCTCCTGCTGCTGGACACCGGCCACGCCGCCGCGGCCCTGGCGCTGGCCGGACCCCCGGCAGCCGACGTACTGGTCTGCCTCGACGCGGACGCCGCCCTCCTCTCCGCCGCCGCCGGACTGCCCTCGGCTCCCCACTGGCCGGACGCCTGGCCCGGCTCCGAACCGGAACTGCCGCTCGCGGTAGTCGGGTTGGCGCCCGTGGGCGTGATCGCCTGCGCCCCCGGGGCGCTGATCGCCTGGGTCGGCCCGACGCGTACCGGAACCCCGACGCCGCGACCCGGCGCGGAGCCCACCCCGCCCCGTGAACTCGCGGCGACGCTCCGCCTGTTGCACCACATCTCGGCATCCCCCGAGCTGCCCGGCGGCATCTGGCACCCGGCCACCCGTCCGGGGCCGGTGACCGACATGGCCCTGGAAGCGCGCAGGAGCGCCCCGCCCGACGACCTGAACCACCCGCCCGGCGAGGAACAGCTCGCCCGGCTCCTGACCACAGCCGGGACAGCGCGGCCCGACGGACCCGCCTGGACCGCGGCGATCGGTGGTGGTGACCCGGCCCTGTACGCGAAGGCTCCCGGCAGCAGGGGACTCGACGTCCGCGCCTCCGGGGACGCGCGTCCCACCCTTGCCCACTGGGCCGCGGGGCAGCAGTGGATCGGTGGCGCGGGCGCGGTGCTCCTCGCCCACGGCTGCCCCGGGGACGCCCCGCCGGCCGCGGTGCGCACCGCCCACCTCGCCGCCGGGTACGCGGCAGGAGCCGTCCAGGTCCACGCCACCGCGCTCGGCCTGCCCTCCCGGCCCATCGGCTCCTGGCAGCGGGCGGACCTGGGCGCGGCGCTCGGCGAGGCCCCCGGACGCGACTGGATCGTGCACGGCCTCGCGGTGGGAGCGCCCCCACCGCCGGGCCCCGTCGACCCGGGCTTCGCCCGGCGCCCAACGACGGCCGAAACACCACCCGCCTCAACACCACCCGCCTCAACGCCACCCGACCCGGCGAGCCCAACGCCACCCGCCCCCACATCACTCGCCCCCGCGCCCCCCGACCCAGCGAGCCCGGCGCCCGCCGCCCCGACGGCACCCGACCCAGCGCCCCCGACAAGCGCCGCCCCGGCGGCTCCGCCCGGCGAGGAAGAACGCCCATGA
- a CDS encoding ABC transporter ATP-binding protein/permease — MMLHPELLRAANTARRPLGLATALLAAVAATHLAQAVLLALVLARIARGETAALTPLLTGVIAVVLVRAGLGRAQRLTAVTAGAAVRVRLRDTLLERLGALGPPAITGARAGAVRATLVDGVEGVDAYVSRYLPQALITCAVPPLLLVAVALVEPYAALALGPALLLALFGPRWWDRLLARRGKEHWDSYEALAADYLEALQGMPTLRATGAVGRVRERLERRSSALHRTTVAKLRVSLVDTGLTDLAVQGGTAAAVLVACSSAATGRTAATGTYLLLLLASECFRPVRDLSREWHAGYLGVSAADGIAALRTAEAAVPDRGTLAAAWESPPEIRFEDVRFTHPGSKLPALDGVTFTAAPGRTTAVVGPSGAGKSTLLSLLLRQRDPDSGSLTVAGAATAAYTLASLRRGIAVVSQDTYLFHATIAENLRIARPAATDEQLRAAARAAGIDQEIARMPHGYATLVGERGATLSGGQRQRLALARALLADAPVLILDEATSAVDERGQARIVRELSAAGRGRTCVVVAHRLDAVRHADHIVVLDAGRVAAAGDHTTLLAGGGVYASLVAAGRTAQEERAA; from the coding sequence ATGATGCTCCACCCCGAACTCCTGCGCGCCGCGAACACCGCGCGCCGCCCGCTCGGCCTCGCCACCGCACTGCTCGCGGCGGTCGCCGCCACCCACCTCGCCCAGGCGGTTCTGCTCGCCCTCGTGCTCGCCCGGATCGCCCGGGGGGAGACGGCCGCCCTCACCCCCCTGCTCACCGGCGTCATCGCCGTCGTCCTGGTCCGCGCCGGGCTCGGCCGCGCCCAGCGCCTGACCGCCGTCACGGCGGGAGCCGCCGTACGGGTCAGGCTGCGCGACACCCTGCTGGAGCGGCTCGGCGCACTCGGCCCCCCCGCGATCACCGGCGCGCGCGCCGGAGCCGTGCGCGCCACGCTGGTGGACGGCGTCGAGGGCGTCGACGCGTACGTCTCGCGCTACCTGCCCCAAGCGCTCATCACCTGCGCCGTTCCACCGCTGCTGCTCGTCGCCGTCGCCCTCGTCGAGCCGTACGCGGCGCTCGCCCTCGGCCCCGCCCTGCTGCTCGCCCTGTTCGGGCCGCGCTGGTGGGACCGGCTGCTCGCGCGGCGGGGCAAGGAGCACTGGGACTCCTACGAAGCCCTCGCCGCCGACTACCTGGAGGCGCTCCAGGGGATGCCGACCCTGCGCGCCACCGGTGCGGTGGGCCGCGTACGGGAACGGCTGGAGCGGCGGTCATCCGCCCTGCACCGGACCACCGTCGCCAAACTCCGGGTCTCGCTCGTCGACACCGGCCTCACCGACCTGGCCGTCCAGGGCGGCACCGCCGCCGCCGTCCTCGTGGCGTGCTCGTCGGCGGCCACCGGCCGTACCGCCGCCACCGGCACCTACCTCCTTCTCCTCCTCGCCTCCGAATGCTTCCGCCCCGTCCGCGACCTCTCCCGCGAGTGGCACGCGGGCTACCTCGGAGTGTCCGCCGCCGACGGAATCGCCGCCCTGCGCACCGCCGAGGCCGCCGTGCCGGACCGGGGCACCCTGGCCGCCGCCTGGGAGAGCCCACCCGAAATCCGTTTCGAGGACGTGCGCTTCACCCACCCGGGGAGCAAGCTGCCCGCCCTCGACGGCGTCACCTTCACCGCCGCCCCCGGGCGCACCACAGCCGTCGTCGGTCCGTCCGGCGCGGGAAAGTCGACCCTGCTGAGCCTGCTGCTGAGGCAACGGGACCCGGACAGCGGCAGCCTCACCGTCGCCGGGGCGGCCACCGCCGCGTACACCCTCGCCTCCCTGCGCCGGGGCATCGCCGTCGTCTCGCAGGACACCTACCTCTTCCACGCCACGATCGCGGAGAACCTGCGGATCGCCCGCCCGGCCGCCACCGACGAACAACTGCGCGCCGCCGCCCGCGCCGCCGGGATCGACCAGGAGATCGCCCGGATGCCGCACGGTTACGCCACCCTCGTCGGCGAACGCGGCGCCACGCTCTCCGGTGGGCAGCGCCAACGACTCGCCCTCGCACGGGCGTTGCTGGCCGACGCCCCTGTCCTGATCCTGGACGAGGCCACCAGCGCGGTCGACGAACGCGGCCAGGCCCGCATCGTGCGGGAACTGTCGGCGGCCGGCCGCGGCCGCACCTGCGTCGTCGTAGCCCACCGGCTCGACGCCGTACGCCACGCCGACCACATCGTCGTCCTCGACGCGGGCCGTGTCGCCGCGGCGGGCGACCACACCACCCTGCTCGCGGGCGGCGGCGTGTACGCCTCGCTCGTCGCGGCAGGACGCACCGCACAGGAGGAGCGCGCCGCATGA
- a CDS encoding FecCD family ABC transporter permease — translation MTLIDTVPGPSRRVLRAPGVRMGGLALLVAAVACADLFAGRGVTPEGVRAVLLGGSDDPTAEHIVLQLRLPRLLVALVAGACLGVAGLVLQSALRNPLAGPEVTGVTPGAVLGAVAATGLGLAGWESPTAVVVAACLGGFAGAGLLWLLAGRERGDPEQTAVYGVLVSAVLAGLTAVVLLVAPGELGSVVQWLIGSTEGRVWQHWNLLWPWAAFWGAAAWLLAGPLTLLRCGDEQASAAGLATGRGRGAALVCAVALTAGAVSAVGALGFVGLLVPHLALAVFGADLRITLPGAALLGAAVVCGADAAAQLLSRLLVIALDADRLTLPVGALTTFVGAGLLMVVARRRADER, via the coding sequence ATGACGCTCATCGACACCGTGCCCGGACCGTCCCGTCGGGTCCTGCGCGCACCGGGCGTCCGGATGGGCGGCCTGGCGCTGCTCGTCGCCGCGGTGGCCTGCGCCGACCTGTTCGCCGGCCGGGGCGTCACTCCCGAAGGCGTCCGGGCCGTGCTGCTCGGCGGCAGCGACGACCCCACCGCCGAGCACATCGTGCTCCAACTGCGGTTGCCCCGGCTGCTGGTGGCCCTGGTCGCCGGGGCCTGCCTCGGGGTGGCCGGGCTCGTGCTCCAGTCGGCCCTGCGCAACCCGCTGGCCGGGCCCGAGGTCACCGGCGTCACTCCCGGTGCGGTGCTCGGCGCGGTCGCCGCGACCGGCCTCGGCCTCGCGGGCTGGGAATCCCCCACGGCCGTGGTCGTGGCGGCCTGCCTCGGCGGCTTCGCCGGGGCGGGGCTGCTGTGGCTGCTCGCCGGGCGGGAGCGGGGCGATCCGGAACAGACAGCCGTGTACGGGGTCCTCGTGTCGGCGGTGCTGGCCGGGCTCACCGCGGTCGTTCTCCTGGTGGCCCCCGGCGAACTCGGCAGCGTGGTCCAGTGGTTGATCGGTTCCACCGAGGGCCGGGTGTGGCAGCACTGGAATCTGCTCTGGCCGTGGGCCGCCTTCTGGGGCGCGGCGGCCTGGCTGCTCGCCGGGCCGCTGACCCTGTTGCGCTGCGGCGACGAACAGGCCTCTGCCGCGGGGCTGGCCACCGGCCGGGGCCGGGGCGCGGCGCTCGTCTGCGCCGTTGCGCTGACGGCCGGTGCCGTGTCGGCCGTGGGCGCGCTCGGCTTCGTGGGGCTGCTGGTGCCCCATCTGGCGCTGGCCGTCTTCGGGGCCGATCTGCGCATCACCCTCCCGGGGGCCGCGCTGCTGGGCGCTGCGGTGGTGTGCGGGGCGGACGCCGCCGCCCAGTTGCTGTCCCGGCTGCTGGTCATCGCGCTCGACGCGGACCGGCTGACCCTTCCGGTCGGCGCCCTGACCACCTTCGTGGGGGCGGGGCTGCTGATGGTCGTGGCGCGACGACGGGCGGACGAGCGATGA
- a CDS encoding CocE/NonD family hydrolase — MNTTRTVYVPTPDGTALATDVCLPDGTRPVPSVLIRTPYGRDAHRAELRGWAAHGFAALAQDVRGRHGSPGEWHPYRGHETVDGAATVAWARAQEWSNGEVVAVGASYAAYCALVTALAARDTARDTAGEAARDPGPGADDLDRDGVPDAVIAAVPALGLAETAREPGGPERLWARAGWWAAHGDRRDSDPDALARALADDPRLLEHLPVARLAERLAEGLGRELPSWPGLWAGRGRGRLVALAPTARLPLLAVGGTRDPFAEDTVALWRGWGGPSRLLLGPWGHRLTADPAAPPRARVNLGVLYVRWARAALAGRLEPTRHGVIALGDSGRWRSAPGSTVTPDATPLDRPETECRWPFGSPTGLRLLHGAEFSADPDRPVRSDDLAVPADGDRADRCLLLSPPLPRPLDLAGAAVARINVTADTPSADWAVRLTALDPSGHADPLAFGIVRRTGPPGEAADITVPLGTLGRRLPAGTRLRAEIAGHHFPAHARNPHTGEDPVTATRLAPSRRTVDSRGSALHLPVVARRRYVEPAPEICR, encoded by the coding sequence GTGAACACCACCCGCACCGTGTACGTCCCCACGCCGGACGGCACCGCGCTCGCCACCGACGTATGTCTCCCGGACGGCACCCGCCCCGTTCCTTCCGTCCTGATCAGAACCCCCTACGGGCGCGACGCCCACCGCGCCGAGCTGCGCGGCTGGGCGGCGCACGGATTCGCCGCCCTCGCCCAGGACGTTCGCGGCCGCCACGGCTCACCGGGGGAGTGGCACCCCTACCGGGGCCACGAGACAGTGGACGGCGCGGCCACCGTCGCCTGGGCGCGCGCACAGGAGTGGAGCAACGGTGAGGTCGTCGCCGTCGGCGCCTCCTACGCCGCGTACTGCGCCCTCGTCACCGCACTCGCCGCCCGCGACACTGCCCGCGACACGGCCGGTGAGGCCGCCCGCGATCCCGGACCCGGCGCCGACGACCTCGATCGCGACGGAGTGCCCGACGCCGTCATCGCCGCTGTCCCCGCGCTCGGACTCGCCGAGACGGCGCGGGAGCCCGGCGGGCCCGAGCGGCTGTGGGCCCGGGCCGGCTGGTGGGCGGCCCATGGCGACCGTCGCGACTCCGACCCGGACGCGTTGGCCCGCGCTCTGGCGGACGACCCCCGGCTGCTCGAACACCTCCCGGTCGCCCGCCTCGCGGAGCGGCTGGCCGAGGGCCTGGGGCGCGAACTGCCGTCCTGGCCCGGCCTCTGGGCCGGCCGAGGGCGAGGCCGACTCGTCGCGCTGGCCCCCACCGCACGCCTTCCGCTGCTCGCCGTCGGCGGCACCCGTGACCCCTTCGCCGAGGACACCGTGGCCCTGTGGCGCGGCTGGGGCGGACCGTCCCGCCTGCTGCTCGGGCCCTGGGGCCACCGTCTCACCGCCGACCCGGCCGCGCCGCCCCGCGCACGCGTCAACCTCGGTGTGCTGTACGTACGGTGGGCCCGCGCGGCGCTCGCCGGGCGACTGGAGCCGACGCGGCACGGTGTCATCGCCCTCGGCGACAGCGGCCGCTGGCGCAGCGCCCCCGGATCGACGGTCACTCCCGACGCCACCCCACTGGACCGGCCGGAGACGGAGTGCCGGTGGCCCTTCGGCTCGCCCACCGGTCTGCGGCTGCTCCACGGAGCCGAGTTCAGCGCCGACCCGGACCGCCCCGTGCGCTCCGACGACCTCGCCGTCCCGGCCGACGGCGACCGTGCCGACCGCTGCCTGCTCCTCTCACCCCCGCTGCCCCGCCCGCTCGACCTGGCCGGAGCCGCCGTCGCCCGGATCAACGTCACGGCCGACACGCCCAGCGCCGACTGGGCCGTACGCCTGACCGCGCTCGACCCGTCCGGCCATGCCGATCCGCTCGCCTTCGGCATCGTCCGGCGCACCGGGCCGCCCGGCGAGGCCGCGGACATCACCGTGCCGCTCGGCACGCTGGGTCGCCGACTGCCCGCCGGGACCCGGTTGCGCGCGGAGATCGCCGGACACCACTTCCCCGCCCACGCCCGTAACCCGCACACCGGGGAGGACCCGGTCACCGCCACTCGGCTCGCCCCGTCCCGCCGCACCGTGGACTCCCGGGGCAGCGCCCTCCACCTGCCCGTCGTCGCCCGACGCCGCTACGTCGAGCCCGCACCGGAGATATGCCGTTGA